Proteins found in one Pelmatolapia mariae isolate MD_Pm_ZW linkage group LG7, Pm_UMD_F_2, whole genome shotgun sequence genomic segment:
- the dusp11 gene encoding RNA/RNP complex-1-interacting phosphatase, whose protein sequence is MSRSAKKNGIPDRWLDYSPVGKRLRGTRFIAFKVPLKQSLNRQLPRPDVFGPWELLDAVSSEKEELGLIIDLTFTTRYYRLEDIPRSLLCVKIFTRGHEVPSDDTILSFKRAVRSFLRENKENDKLIGVHCTHGLNRTGYLICRYLIDVDGMDPREAVQLFNSSRGHAIERQNYLHDLQHGRRRSNEGMEEVEQEPMRGQAVHRPLSSLPSDDCDQKRRAHAQKSRHHRPPRGGNVHLHHRPPQRDFFPPPPPSLNPYRWTRPQADNQWRRPPHLEDSRVGNPQWRPGAATLDTWRAPPPILPRYSPRWTAEGYGVPEEEWAGPKMRHSDSRHTHGGRASGYDY, encoded by the exons ATGTCCAGATCCGCGAAGAAGAACGGCATACCTGACAG GTGGCTCGATTACTCGCCGGTTGGAAAACGCCTCCGCGGGACTCGATTCATCGCCTTCAAAGTTCCTCTGAAGCAG TCTCTGAACCGCCAGTTGCCGCGCCCTGATGTGTTTGGCCCCTGGGAGCTGCTAGATGCTGTCAGCAGCGAGAAGGAGGAGCTTGGGCTGATCATCGACCTCACTTTCACCACACGTTACTACAGGCTCGAG gacatTCCCAGGTCCCTGCTGTGTGTGAAGATCTTCACGCGAGGTCACGAGGTTCCCAGTGATGACACCATCCTGAGCTTCAAACGCGCCGTCCGCAGCTTCCTGCGGGAGAATAAGGAGAATG ATAAGCTGATCGGAGTGCACTGCACCCACGGCCTGAACCGCACCGGGTACCTGATCTGCAG GTATCTGATTGACGTGGATGGGATGGACCCCAGGGAGGCGGTGCAGC tgtttaactCGTCCCGCGGTCACGCCATCGAGAGGCAGAACTACCTGCATGACCTGCAGCACGGGCGCAGGAGGAG TAACGAAGGGAtggaggaggtggagcaggAGCCAATGAGAGGTCAAGCTGTTCATCGCCCGCTTTCCAGCTTGCCAAGCGATGACTGCGATCAGAAGAGGCGCGCACACGCTCAAAAGTCCCGGCACCACAG acCTCCACGAGGAGGGAACGTCCACCTTCATCACCGCCCTCCTCAGCGtgactttttcccccctcctccgCCATCGCTCAACCCGTATCGATGGACACGTCCTCAGGCGGATAATCAGTGGAGGAGACCGCCACACTTGGAGGATAGCCGTGTGGGGAACCCTCAGTGGAGGCCAGGCGCCGCAACGCTGGACACGTGGAGAGCTCCTCCTCCGATCCTCCCTCGCTACTCACCACGCTGGACTGCTGAAGGCTATGGGGTGCCTGAAGAGGAGTGGGCGGGGCCAAAAATGAGACACAGcgacagcagacacacacacggaggCAGAGCAAGCGGATACGACTACTAG
- the LOC134631755 gene encoding caspase-7-like has protein sequence MDARAGSNRAVVVSVAQFDPGVSLGDRAGAQKDAKRLHGTLSRRGFEVELHSNLSGDEIYELFVQESRRPVKDCFLAVLSSHGEEDCVFGADGKPVRLSRIFAYFDNECMEKKAKVFLIQACRGDALDDGVEVDSAGDATDCSFSLHLSVPVDTAVMYATPPGYGAFMSPLGSVFLQTFCTLLEDEAHQNLELTRLMTRLSHRVAYTFQAKGRELGGKKEMPCFLTRLTREVFLSSESEREAWTADL, from the exons ATGGATGCCAGAGCAGGGAGTAACCGGGCTGTGGTGGTGTCCGTGGCCCAGTTTGACCCCGGCGTGAGTCTGGGGGACAGGGCCGGAGCCCAGAAAGATGCCAAGAGGCTCCACGGTACCCTCAGTAGGCGAGGCTTCGAGGTGGAGCTGCACAGCAACCTGAGCGGTGACGAAATCTACGAGCTGTTTGTGCAAG AGAGCAGGCGACCAGTGAAGGACTGCTTCCTGGCTGTCTTGTCGTCTCACGGGGAGGAGGACTGCGTGTTCGGAGCCGATGGGAAACCCGTCCGGCTGTCTCGGATCTTTGCATATTTTGACAACGAGTGCATGGAGAAAAAGGCCAAAGTGTTCCTCATACAG GCGTGTCGGGGAGACGCTCTGGATGATGGAGTGGAGGTGGACTCGGCCGGTGACGCCACCGACTGCAGCTTCTCCCTCCACCTCTCGGTTCCTGTAGATACAGCTGTGATGTATGCCACGCCCCCAG GTTACGGAGCCTTCATGAGCCCGCTTGGATCCGTCTTCCTGCAGACGTTCTGCACTTTGTTGGAGGACGAGGCCCATCAGAACCTGGAGCTGACTCGCCTGATGACCCGCCTCTCCCACAGGGTGGCCTACACCTTCCAGGCCAAAGGTCGTGAGCTGGGCGGGAAGAAAGAGATGCCATGCTTCCTGACACGATTGACCAGAGAGGTGTTCCTGTCctcagagtcagagagagaaGCCTGGACTGCAGATCTCTGA
- the LOC134632229 gene encoding caspase-3-like → MSQQRRPVGGKAEVNRAVVVSVAEFYPGVKMGNRAGAKRDAKRLHSTLSRRGFKVELHSDLSGAEIYKLFEKESRRPVKDCFLAVLSSHGEEDCVFGADGKPVRLSRIFTYFDNECMENKAKVFLIQACRGDALDDGVEVDSAGDATDCSFSLHLSVPVDTAVMYATPPGYGAFMSPLGSIFLQTFCTLLEDKAHQNLELTRLMTRLSHRVAYTFQAKGRELGGKKEMPCFLTRLTREVFLFSEPERAGKAEGISATLLVGTESTRTRTPSIS, encoded by the exons ATGTCCCAGCAGAGACGACCAGTGGGTGGGAAGGCTGAGGTGAACCGGGCAGTGGTGGTGTCCGTGGCCGAATTTTACCCCGGGGTGAAAATGGGGAACAGGGCCGGAGCCAAGAGGGATGCCAAGAGGCTCCACAGTACCCTCAGCAGGCGGGGCTTTAAGGTGGAGTTGCACAGCGACCTGAGCGGCGCCGAAATCTACAAGCTGTTTGAGAAAG AGAGCAGGCGACCAGTGAAGGACTGCTTCCTGGCTGTCTTGTCGTCTCACGGGGAAGAGGACTGCGTGTTCGGAGCCGACGGGAAACCTGTCCGGCTGTCTCGGATCTTCACATATTTTGACAACGAGTGCATGGAGAATAAGGCCAAAGTGTTCCTCATACAG GCGTGTCGGGGAGACGCTCTGGATGATGGAGTGGAGGTGGACTCGGCCGGTGACGCCACCGACTGCAGCTTCTCCCTCCACCTCTCGGTTCCTGTAGATACAGCTGTGATGTATGCCACGCCCCCAG GTTACGGAGCCTTCATGAGCCCGCTTGGATCCATCTTCCTGCAGACGTTCTGCACTTTGTTGGAGGACAAGGCCCATCAGAACCTGGAGCTGACTCGTCTGATGACCCGCCTCTCCCACAGGGTGGCCTACACCTTCCAGGCCAAAGGTCGTGAGCTGGGCGGAAAGAAAGAGATGCCGTGCTTCCTGACACGACTGACCAGAGAGGTGTTCCTGTTCTCAGAGCCGGAGAGAGCCGGAAAAGCAGAGGGAATCTCAGCCACATTACTGGTTGGTACTGAGAGCACCAGAACACGGACACCTTCCATTAGTTAG